The following is a genomic window from Rhodospirillales bacterium RIFCSPLOWO2_02_FULL_58_16.
CAAGTTTCCGGTTATTCCGGTGCGCGCCCTGGTCAACAACGGCACCCGCGAGTTCATGGAGACCCAACGCAAGGTTATCGAACGCTTCAACAAAGGCGAATTGGACCAAAAAGCGGCGCAGTTGGAAATCGAGCATTTCTGGGCGGGCGCCCTGAAACGCGCCGCCATCGACGGCGACGTGGAAAACGGCTCGATGATGGCGGGCCAGAGCGTCGGCATGGTGACATGCGAGCAGCCGACGGCGGAAATCCTGAAGGAACTGGTCGATCAGGCGCTGGCGGCGCTGGCCGCCAGAGAAAATCAGTAATCCAGTTCAGCTACCCATTCCGGGACTATTGCTTCGGCAACCGCGTCATACTGCGGCGTATAAGGTTTTATATCAATAACGGGCGTGCCGTTAATCACGTCCAGGCCTTTTACGGTTATAACATTATCTTTTATGGACAAGATGTTGACGGTCGAAATGCCGATCGGGTTCGGTCGTCCGGGGCAACGACAGGCGAAAATTCCGACTTCCGGCACATCGTCGATTTTTCCTTGCGGAACAAGCCGGAGTTTGCAGGTTTTAACTTCGTGCAGCCAAAAAATAACGATCAGGTGTGAATAATCACCCAGGCCGTCAAGCGCCTCCTGATATTTTTCATCAATGACTAAATCGGTGATTACGGCATTCCAGCCGCCGAAATGTTTCTTTTCCTGATTTCCGGCAAAACCAATAGGCTTGATTTTAATTTCCATAATAAAACCGGGAATGATCAGAAGCGCTCGTCGTTATGGCCGAAAGTGGAGCAATAAACCCAAGACTCCCACGGTGAGGTGAGGATGACGATGAGGCGGCTGACCAGTGTCTTGGCGAAGGAGGTTAAAACCTTGTGCATGGCGCGCCTCTTCAGAGTATACAGTTAACTTGATTGAACGTCCCTGACGACACATCAGCATTCAATTGATTAATTGAATGCTTTAATATCCTGAGCGGGCCATGTCAACAAAAACCGTCAAGAAACAGTTGTTCGCCCAGCTTGCCGTCATCGGCAAGGCGTTGAGCAGCGGCAACCGCCTGGAGCTTCTGGACTTCCTCGCCCAGGGAGAGCGCAGTGTCGAGGCGCTGGCCAAAATGAGCGACATGTCGGTGGCCAACACTTCCCAGCACTTGCAGCACTTGCGCCGCGCCGGTCTGGTCGACTCGCGCAAGGACGGCCAGCAGGTGATCTACTCCATCGCCGGAGACGCGGTGGTCGAAATGGTCGGCGCCTTGTGCAGGACGGCGGAGAGCAATCTGGCCGAACTGGACCGGCTGGTGATCCGCTACCTCAAGGCCAAAGACAGCCTGGAGCCGGTGCCGGCTGACGAACTGGTCCGCCGGATCAAGAAGGGAACGGTCACCGTGCTGGATGTGCGCCCACCCGAGGAATACGCCTCGGGCCATGTCGCCGGCGCCATCAATATCCCGCTCAAGGATTTCGAGGCGCGGCGCTCCGAACTGCCCGCCGG
Proteins encoded in this region:
- a CDS encoding tRNA (N6-threonylcarbamoyladenosine(37)-N6)-methyltransferase TrmO, whose product is MEIKIKPIGFAGNQEKKHFGGWNAVITDLVIDEKYQEALDGLGDYSHLIVIFWLHEVKTCKLRLVPQGKIDDVPEVGIFACRCPGRPNPIGISTVNILSIKDNVITVKGLDVINGTPVIDIKPYTPQYDAVAEAIVPEWVAELDY
- a CDS encoding ArsR family transcriptional regulator, yielding MSTKTVKKQLFAQLAVIGKALSSGNRLELLDFLAQGERSVEALAKMSDMSVANTSQHLQHLRRAGLVDSRKDGQQVIYSIAGDAVVEMVGALCRTAESNLAELDRLVIRYLKAKDSLEPVPADELVRRIKKGTVTVLDVRPPEEYASGHVAGAINIPLKDFEARRSELPAGVEVVAYCRGPYCLLAFDAVAKLREMGYQALRLEGGFPDWKLAGRPVEGKS